From the Lathyrus oleraceus cultivar Zhongwan6 chromosome 4, CAAS_Psat_ZW6_1.0, whole genome shotgun sequence genome, one window contains:
- the LOC127076704 gene encoding tryptophan--tRNA ligase, cytoplasmic has protein sequence MEPSTETNKEQEDEQVVTPWEVSGKDGGKIDYDKLIDRFGCQRIDQSLIHRVEQVTSLPAHVFLRRGVFFAHRDFAEVLNAYEKGDKFYLYTGRGPSSEALHLGHLIPFMFTKYLQDAFKVPLVIQLTDDEKFLWKNLTVDECRRLARENAKDIIACGFDISKTFIFSDFDFVGGAFYRNMVEVAKRVTYNQAVGIFGFTGEDHIGKVSFPPVQAVPSFPSSFPHLFSGKDNLRCLIPCAIDQDPYFRMTRDVAPKLGYHKPALIESLFFPALQGETGKMSASDPNSAIYVTDSAKDIKNKVNRHAFSGGQDSVEKHRQLGANIEVDIPVKYLSFFLDDDAELEHIKKEYGAGRMLTGEVKQRLVQVLTELVERHRTARANVTDEMVDAFMAVRPLPYMFD, from the exons ATGGAGCCATCAACAGAAACAAACAAAGAGCAAGAGGACGAGCAGGTGGTGACTCCATGGGAGGTTTCTGGCAAAGACGGAGGAAAAATCGACTACGACAAACTAATTGATCGTTTCGGTTGTCAAAGAATCGATCAATCTCTCATTCATCGCGTCGAACAAGTCACTTCTCTCCCCGCTCACGTCTTCCTCCGCCGTGGCGTTTTCTTCGCTCACCG TGATTTTGCAGAGGTTTTGAATGCATACGAAAAAGGAGATAAGTTTTACCTATATACAGGACGTGGACCTTCTTCAGAAGCTTTGCATTTAGGTCatttgattccattcatgttcACCAA GTATTTGCAAGATGCTTTTAAGGTTCCTCTGGTTATACAGCTCACTGATGATGAGAAGTTCTTGTGGAAAAATCTTACTGTAGATGAGTGCCGAAGACTTGCCCGTGAGAATGCCAAGGATATCATTGCTTGCGgttttgacatatcaaagacaTTCATTTTCTCTGATTTCGATTTTGTTGGAGG TGCCTTCTACAGGAACATGGTAGAGGTTGCAAAGCGTGTGACTTATAACCAGGCTGTTGGCATTTTTGGGTTCACTGGGGAAGATCATATTGGAAAAGTTAGTTTTCCACCTGTGCAG GCAGTCCCATCATTTCCTAGTTCATTTCCTCATCTATTTTCTGGCAAAGATAATCTTCGTTGTTTAATTCCTTGTGCAATAGACCAG GATCCTTATTTTAGAATGACACGAGATGTTGCTCCTAAACTTGGATATCACAAGCCTGCTTTGATTGAATCATTATTCTTCCCCGCGTTACAG GGGGAAACAGGAAAAATGTCTGCCAGTGATCCCAACTCTGCAATATATGTTACTGATTCTGCAAAAGATATAAAGAATAAG GTAAACAGACATGCATTTTCTGGTGGGCAAGATTCtgtagagaaacacagacagtTAGGGGCAAATATCGAG GTGGATATACCTGTCAAATACCTTTCTTTTTTCTTGGACGATGATGCTGAACTTGAACACATAAAGAAG GAGTATGGAGCAGGACGCATGCTAACTGGTGAGGTGAAGCAGCGCCTAGTTCAAGTTTTGACTGAACTAGTGGAGAGACATCGAACAGCTCGAGCTAATGTGACCGATGAG ATGGTGGATGCATTTATGGCAGTCAGGCCACTTCCTTACATGTTTGACTGA